Proteins encoded within one genomic window of Bacillus sp. F19:
- a CDS encoding DUF4041 domain-containing protein yields the protein MNKNSWYFSMWFIASMFALWFLIIPLIMGIVLLIKSNKEQIKNQKKVKDLEVALLLRTNELLRKDQEMEARRLELKMKEKETSKMLLNMQKKISRLQFTHQIRMVHITRAKEEELLKNDSEINHQKRKLEEIKRQIHYLEKKKIDFEDEVLLQSFGLYDNKFFLVNSQEYLRSLEMVRDKQKLMIRERRAVDYNILSIEEGRITPGRVESKQQMTLAIRSFINECDNVISRVTFNTVELAEKKIRTSFYDINKLNSYNSIYITEEFLHLKLEELFLVHEYAEKKHEEKEEQRRFNDLIREEKRVQKELEEELTKIKKEEQHLLNVISNISSQISKDEMLQYKKRLEEINIQKAHVDYRVKNTRAGYVYIISNLGCFGEDVYKIGMTRRLEPMDRIKELGAASVPFHFDVHAMIFSDDAPSLEAALHRTFAYKRVNKMNERKEFFRVTLEEIREIVHQNHNAHIEFTMLAQAKEYRETQMLEKQQTYI from the coding sequence ATGAATAAAAATAGCTGGTATTTTTCTATGTGGTTTATTGCAAGCATGTTTGCACTTTGGTTTTTAATTATCCCTCTAATAATGGGGATTGTTTTATTGATTAAATCTAATAAAGAACAAATTAAAAATCAAAAAAAGGTGAAAGACTTAGAGGTAGCATTGCTTCTTCGGACAAATGAACTATTGAGGAAAGATCAAGAAATGGAAGCAAGAAGGTTAGAACTGAAAATGAAAGAAAAGGAAACTTCAAAGATGTTGTTAAATATGCAAAAAAAGATTAGCAGATTACAGTTTACTCATCAAATAAGAATGGTCCATATCACAAGGGCAAAAGAAGAAGAGTTGCTAAAAAACGATAGTGAAATCAATCATCAGAAAAGAAAACTAGAGGAAATTAAGCGGCAGATTCACTATCTTGAAAAGAAGAAAATCGATTTTGAAGATGAGGTTTTACTTCAATCCTTTGGCCTTTACGATAATAAATTTTTCCTTGTAAATTCCCAAGAGTATCTAAGATCATTAGAGATGGTAAGAGATAAACAAAAACTGATGATAAGAGAAAGAAGAGCCGTTGATTACAACATTCTCTCTATAGAAGAAGGCAGAATAACACCTGGAAGGGTAGAAAGCAAACAGCAAATGACATTAGCTATTCGTTCCTTTATCAATGAATGTGACAATGTTATTAGTAGAGTCACATTTAATACAGTGGAATTAGCCGAAAAGAAAATCCGCACTTCGTTTTATGATATAAACAAATTGAATTCCTATAATTCTATTTACATTACAGAAGAATTTTTGCATCTTAAATTAGAGGAATTATTCTTAGTCCATGAATATGCAGAGAAAAAGCACGAAGAAAAAGAAGAACAGCGAAGATTCAATGATTTAATTAGAGAAGAAAAACGAGTACAAAAAGAGCTTGAAGAAGAATTAACGAAAATAAAAAAAGAAGAACAACATCTACTCAACGTCATTTCTAACATTTCAAGTCAAATAAGCAAAGATGAAATGCTTCAATATAAAAAGAGATTAGAGGAAATCAACATCCAAAAAGCTCATGTGGATTATAGAGTTAAAAATACCCGAGCGGGTTATGTATACATCATTTCAAATCTTGGCTGCTTTGGTGAAGATGTTTATAAAATAGGGATGACGAGACGATTAGAACCCATGGATCGCATTAAAGAATTAGGAGCTGCCTCTGTACCTTTTCACTTTGATGTACATGCAATGATTTTTTCCGATGACGCTCCATCCCTGGAAGCAGCTCTGCATCGAACATTTGCTTATAAGCGGGTAAATAAAATGAATGAACGGAAAGAGTTTTTTAGAGTAACACTTGAAGAAATTAGAGAAATCGTTCATCAAAATCATAATGCTCATATCGAATTTACAATGCTCGCCCAAGCAAAGGAGTATCGAGAAACTCAAATGTTGGAAAAGCAACAAACATACATTTAG
- a CDS encoding SMI1/KNR4 family protein, with amino-acid sequence MENRLWRVSDNTYKLEPLTDQLVKTVEDKFEVKFPKSYLRILFEQNGGSIIYDSFPTAIPTSWADDHIHIDHIKGIGEENGVSESSYFIKEWGLPEGIILFSGDGHSWIALDYRVTKEEPPIIYIDTDSNLIMTLAPNFEAFLTCLYKNNEVDEEEYASVPERKWTLEEIKSAFASEDEFEICYALDNLSLFPDYRQHILEKALPALLQNEKLAIKENAANYAHHFNENGQLSPKCVKNIVMIILKDTEIAYYADMFFGGDV; translated from the coding sequence TTGGAGAACAGGTTATGGCGAGTGAGCGATAATACTTATAAGTTGGAACCATTGACCGATCAGCTGGTAAAAACGGTAGAAGATAAATTTGAAGTGAAATTTCCCAAGTCTTATTTAAGGATTCTTTTTGAACAAAACGGCGGATCCATAATATATGATTCCTTCCCTACTGCTATTCCAACATCTTGGGCGGATGACCATATACACATAGATCATATAAAAGGTATTGGGGAAGAAAATGGTGTATCAGAAAGCAGTTATTTCATTAAAGAATGGGGATTGCCTGAAGGTATCATCTTGTTTTCTGGTGACGGCCATTCCTGGATTGCATTAGATTACCGCGTTACAAAAGAAGAACCTCCTATCATTTACATTGATACAGATTCCAATTTAATCATGACACTAGCTCCAAACTTTGAAGCCTTCCTTACTTGTTTATACAAGAACAATGAGGTTGATGAGGAAGAATATGCTTCTGTGCCTGAAAGGAAATGGACGCTGGAGGAAATCAAATCTGCTTTTGCTTCAGAGGATGAATTTGAAATCTGCTATGCATTAGATAATCTGTCCTTATTTCCTGACTATCGTCAACACATCCTAGAAAAGGCCTTACCTGCTCTTCTCCAAAATGAAAAACTAGCTATTAAAGAAAATGCAGCAAACTATGCTCATCACTTCAATGAAAATGGGCAGCTGTCTCCTAAATGTGTAAAGAATATCGTAATGATTATTCTAAAAGACACTGAAATCGCGTATTATGCAGACATGTTTTTTGGTGGCGACGTTTAA
- a CDS encoding SMI1/KNR4 family protein, giving the protein MSKDFYNGRDFWIVDDEVNLSYPINEEIIKKAEERLHVKLPKAFIELMKIQNGGDLTYPQIMLPACDEESFFYDEDVSIPYIYPIHFKNDDISIVFSLNLLEDMNLPDKLVVLWTDFHYWLVLDYRDKDADPPVLYIAENFMPSASNTTTWEFIKVADTFDEFLGRLYRSAE; this is encoded by the coding sequence ATGAGCAAAGATTTTTATAATGGTCGGGATTTTTGGATAGTTGATGATGAAGTCAATCTGAGCTATCCAATCAATGAGGAAATAATCAAAAAAGCGGAGGAACGTTTGCATGTAAAATTGCCTAAAGCTTTTATTGAGTTAATGAAAATTCAAAATGGAGGCGATCTAACCTATCCACAGATTATGCTCCCAGCTTGTGATGAAGAAAGTTTCTTTTATGACGAAGATGTAAGTATTCCATACATCTATCCGATCCATTTCAAAAATGATGATATTAGCATCGTATTTTCATTAAATCTTTTGGAAGACATGAATCTTCCTGACAAACTGGTTGTTTTGTGGACAGATTTCCATTATTGGCTTGTACTTGATTACAGAGATAAAGATGCTGACCCACCTGTTTTGTATATAGCAGAAAATTTCATGCCGTCCGCTTCAAATACTACAACATGGGAGTTTATAAAGGTTGCAGATACCTTTGATGAATTTTTAGGACGATTGTATCGTTCTGCAGAATAG
- a CDS encoding ABC transporter encodes MVKGGIITDKKLLEIFVRWEDKLADDEWYFSNSFETITRDMSSDVAFNYIPNVVDVLIKLEDDYLIWETLYFLIELYIIADTTQIHPMLEEKWSVLKSHIKYYSDSNSTPLQELIRHLRITE; translated from the coding sequence GTGGTTAAGGGTGGGATTATTACGGACAAGAAGCTACTTGAGATATTCGTTAGATGGGAAGATAAATTAGCAGATGATGAATGGTATTTTAGTAATTCTTTTGAGACCATTACTCGGGATATGTCCTCAGACGTAGCATTTAACTATATTCCAAATGTTGTTGATGTGCTTATAAAGTTAGAAGATGACTATTTAATTTGGGAGACCCTTTATTTTTTAATTGAATTATATATAATTGCAGATACCACACAGATACATCCAATGCTTGAAGAAAAATGGTCTGTGCTAAAAAGTCATATTAAGTACTATTCTGATTCCAATTCTACTCCTCTTCAAGAACTAATAAGACATCTTAGAATAACAGAATAA
- a CDS encoding DUF5063 domain-containing protein → MKNKEVEDFFQSAVHYCSMIEGFDSSKDTNKLKSLLLALLDLYSKALHLPTVEGEDDRNPSFKISAPPITFEKYDHYWKVFDPYHLEEPVGSSLKDDILDIYMDVKHGLMVYDEKQYNQAIWEWTISFEIHWGRHAVDSIRALHFVEKERSFE, encoded by the coding sequence ATGAAAAATAAAGAGGTGGAGGACTTCTTTCAATCGGCAGTGCACTATTGCAGCATGATTGAAGGTTTCGATTCCAGCAAGGACACCAATAAGTTAAAAAGTCTGCTGCTTGCATTATTAGATCTGTATTCCAAAGCTCTTCATCTACCGACAGTTGAAGGAGAAGATGATCGAAACCCGAGCTTTAAAATATCTGCACCACCTATAACATTCGAAAAGTATGACCATTATTGGAAAGTGTTTGATCCGTATCACTTAGAGGAACCTGTGGGTTCGAGTTTAAAAGATGATATTTTAGATATATATATGGACGTAAAACATGGGTTGATGGTATATGATGAGAAACAGTATAACCAAGCAATCTGGGAATGGACAATTAGTTTTGAAATTCACTGGGGCAGACACGCGGTAGATTCAATACGTGCCCTCCATTTTGTAGAAAAAGAAAGATCGTTTGAATGA
- a CDS encoding NUDIX domain-containing protein: protein MILWKACLREIEEETGLLESSINNLALRYIVLRVKDNKEIRIQYVYFGDVAKEHTLVESEEGQLSWINGKKIIHLQVTATTKEIINHYSTYGKSADQVYVGSMKDFEGEPQIIWAILEDWEQQSEVLIKD from the coding sequence ATGATCCTATGGAAAGCCTGTTTACGAGAAATTGAAGAAGAAACAGGGTTATTAGAGTCTTCCATAAACAATTTAGCACTCCGATACATTGTATTAAGGGTTAAGGACAACAAAGAGATTCGAATTCAATATGTTTATTTTGGAGATGTTGCGAAGGAACATACCCTAGTTGAAAGTGAAGAAGGGCAGTTATCCTGGATAAATGGTAAAAAGATAATCCATCTTCAAGTAACTGCTACAACAAAAGAAATCATCAACCATTATTCCACTTATGGAAAATCCGCCGATCAAGTATATGTTGGTTCAATGAAAGATTTTGAAGGAGAACCCCAGATTATTTGGGCTATCTTGGAAGATTGGGAACAACAGAGTGAAGTTTTAATAAAAGATTAA
- a CDS encoding leucine-rich repeat domain-containing protein has protein sequence MSVKYKRINNVRIWEDSNGEGVEISKKYLNECIDYIKMNRVKKIDILDFLYKGEDLDFLKECPTVEDIGVDSIFLKDISGLYYLKNLKRLALGESTTIDGKNEIDLTAFTSLRILDLTWTKKIRGLHSLENLKELCLHKYSPSSKNLDELKHLKNLEVLEIRTSKIHSLEGIEQLQELQELELSYLRTLEVIKPLTDLGSSIKRLEIHSCKNEQISRN, from the coding sequence ATGAGCGTTAAATACAAAAGAATAAATAACGTAAGAATATGGGAAGATTCCAATGGTGAAGGTGTAGAAATTTCAAAAAAATATCTAAACGAGTGTATAGACTACATTAAAATGAACAGAGTCAAAAAGATTGATATCCTTGACTTCTTATATAAAGGTGAGGATCTCGATTTTTTGAAGGAATGTCCTACGGTAGAGGACATTGGAGTAGACAGTATTTTTTTGAAAGATATTAGTGGTTTGTATTATTTAAAGAATCTTAAAAGGCTAGCACTAGGTGAGTCTACTACTATAGATGGGAAAAATGAAATTGATCTGACCGCATTCACCAGTCTGAGAATCCTTGATCTGACTTGGACAAAAAAGATTAGGGGACTTCATTCCCTAGAAAATTTAAAAGAACTGTGCCTTCATAAATACTCTCCTTCTAGCAAGAATCTTGATGAGTTAAAGCATTTAAAAAACCTTGAAGTGTTGGAGATTAGAACATCTAAAATACATTCTCTGGAAGGTATTGAACAACTTCAAGAGCTGCAAGAATTAGAATTGAGTTATTTAAGAACACTGGAGGTTATAAAGCCTTTAACAGATTTGGGCAGTTCAATAAAAAGACTCGAAATCCATTCTTGTAAGAATGAACAGATTTCGCGGAACTAA
- a CDS encoding YHYH domain-containing protein: MKKLCFLLTVFLLLFIQFSVASAHSGRTDGNGGHNCSDKSISKGLCTGYHYHNGGSSESSGSEDTTSVNPSSSTTAAPSSAEIERLEADNADLSKQIDDLTSENSSLDATLDEKNQELVALKNQNNDLLEDIEQSEKKEADLTQKENKLAEREAELKSLETDLVKKEKEYITEIDELNKDLDEKVVQMNEMEDDATTSIIGTSLLFGTGIGGYALYRKKQRRNAG; this comes from the coding sequence ATGAAGAAATTATGTTTTTTATTAACGGTTTTCTTGCTCTTATTTATTCAATTCTCTGTAGCGAGTGCTCATTCAGGTCGCACTGATGGAAATGGGGGGCATAATTGTTCAGACAAATCAATTTCTAAAGGCTTATGCACGGGATACCATTATCATAACGGTGGTAGCTCAGAAAGCAGCGGAAGTGAGGATACAACATCAGTCAATCCGTCCTCGTCAACAACCGCCGCTCCGTCGAGTGCTGAAATCGAGAGACTTGAAGCTGATAATGCAGATTTGAGCAAACAAATCGATGATCTGACTAGTGAAAACTCTTCTTTAGATGCAACTCTGGACGAGAAAAATCAGGAGCTAGTGGCATTGAAAAATCAGAATAATGACCTTTTAGAGGACATTGAACAAAGTGAAAAAAAAGAAGCTGATTTAACTCAAAAAGAAAATAAGTTGGCTGAAAGAGAAGCAGAATTAAAATCACTTGAAACCGATCTGGTGAAAAAAGAGAAAGAATACATCACTGAGATAGATGAACTAAACAAGGACTTGGACGAGAAAGTTGTACAAATGAATGAAATGGAAGACGATGCAACAACTTCAATCATTGGAACTTCTCTATTGTTTGGGACAGGTATTGGAGGATATGCCTTATACCGTAAAAAGCAAAGAAGAAATGCAGGATAA
- a CDS encoding translocation protein TolB: MVFRVLLLLIFISFHLSTMAHAKAPLQAAFIRDHQLWIKKGSKEIQITKDRYVYSQKWSYDGRFIAYIDGDKQAEKSDLFIYDTKEKESYQPYVRVETSNFKWSPVKNQLAYNDQGLLNVTKIKNGRPQGFENVSLGVGDFEWFPNGKEFIVSSPSSLRPTGWGPIKLYKIPVDANLSADKMKLFYTIQTKEPELFAISADYFKWSFDGKWMSFLATPTASWSNDSNTLCVLSSQGEQFQPIGKMLGYQDWVKWAPAANQLAYISGEGRFFVENKKTTIADMPAANQQKEYTPKGYVDLDLEWFSPNIVIVARSKENKEWKEGPVPTMFTALYAINIRTKEQKQITFPKQNELDDDPQVVGSNLTWFRKKENDHQGDVWVKDGLSGQEHLWLKNVDSAPIFFPLN; the protein is encoded by the coding sequence TTGGTATTTCGGGTTTTATTATTACTGATATTCATTAGTTTTCATTTATCAACAATGGCCCATGCAAAAGCCCCGCTACAAGCTGCCTTTATCCGTGACCATCAGCTATGGATCAAAAAGGGATCGAAAGAAATTCAAATCACAAAGGATCGATATGTGTATTCACAGAAATGGTCCTATGATGGTCGTTTTATTGCTTATATTGATGGTGATAAGCAAGCAGAAAAATCGGATTTATTCATTTATGATACCAAGGAAAAAGAAAGCTACCAGCCTTACGTAAGGGTTGAAACTTCGAACTTTAAATGGTCGCCTGTCAAAAATCAATTGGCCTACAATGATCAAGGGTTATTAAATGTTACAAAAATAAAAAATGGCCGCCCACAAGGATTTGAAAATGTTTCATTAGGGGTTGGCGATTTTGAATGGTTTCCGAACGGGAAAGAATTTATTGTTTCCTCTCCATCCAGTTTACGCCCTACTGGATGGGGACCAATCAAGCTTTATAAAATACCAGTCGATGCAAATCTTTCTGCTGATAAGATGAAGCTTTTTTATACCATTCAAACAAAAGAGCCAGAATTGTTTGCAATCTCAGCAGATTATTTTAAATGGAGCTTCGATGGAAAGTGGATGAGTTTTCTAGCCACTCCAACAGCTTCTTGGTCAAATGATAGTAATACATTATGTGTGTTGTCATCACAGGGAGAGCAGTTTCAACCGATAGGAAAAATGCTTGGGTACCAAGATTGGGTGAAGTGGGCTCCAGCGGCTAACCAATTAGCCTATATATCAGGTGAAGGAAGATTTTTTGTTGAAAACAAGAAAACCACAATTGCAGATATGCCAGCTGCCAATCAGCAAAAGGAATATACACCTAAAGGGTATGTAGACCTTGATTTGGAATGGTTCTCACCAAACATTGTCATTGTGGCCCGTTCAAAAGAGAATAAGGAGTGGAAGGAAGGACCTGTTCCAACCATGTTCACAGCCCTTTATGCTATCAACATACGAACAAAAGAACAAAAACAAATCACTTTTCCGAAGCAGAATGAACTTGATGACGATCCTCAAGTTGTTGGTTCTAATCTTACTTGGTTTAGAAAAAAGGAAAACGACCATCAAGGCGATGTATGGGTAAAAGATGGTTTAAGTGGTCAAGAGCATTTATGGCTTAAGAATGTTGATTCAGCTCCTATATTTTTTCCGCTGAATTGA